From Haloarcula hispanica ATCC 33960, the proteins below share one genomic window:
- a CDS encoding Mov34/MPN/PAD-1 family protein, translating into MGLFRTSGILGIAESALEFALAASEEAHPNEYMGFLRGDDASKLGLDDDGTVLTDVLVIPGTESNPVSATVKTSMVPNDMRAAGSIHSHPNGVLKPSDADLATFGRGDVHIIVGYPYGRDDWKAFDSDGSVVDLPVLDVEPPEESFFDFDQADIDAELREEEFDQ; encoded by the coding sequence ATGGGGTTGTTCCGAACGAGCGGGATACTCGGGATCGCGGAGTCCGCACTCGAGTTCGCGCTCGCAGCCTCTGAGGAGGCCCATCCCAACGAGTATATGGGCTTTCTCAGGGGCGATGACGCCAGCAAGCTCGGGCTCGACGACGACGGGACCGTTCTGACCGATGTTCTGGTCATTCCGGGGACGGAGTCGAACCCGGTCAGTGCGACTGTCAAGACGAGCATGGTTCCGAACGACATGCGAGCAGCGGGGTCGATTCACTCGCACCCGAACGGCGTCCTCAAGCCCAGTGACGCCGACCTCGCGACGTTCGGCCGCGGCGACGTTCACATCATCGTCGGCTACCCGTACGGTCGCGACGACTGGAAGGCCTTCGACAGCGACGGCTCGGTCGTCGACCTTCCGGTGCTCGACGTGGAGCCGCCGGAGGAGTCCTTTTTCGATTTCGATCAGGCCGACATCGACGCGGAGCTACGTGAGGAGGAGTTCGATCAGTGA